One Helianthus annuus cultivar XRQ/B chromosome 12, HanXRQr2.0-SUNRISE, whole genome shotgun sequence genomic region harbors:
- the LOC110894027 gene encoding beta-amyrin 28-monooxygenase — protein MDIFYASLLSLFVLLVSFSLHLFFYNSKPTEGGKPLPPGKTGWPVIGESLEFLATGWKGHPEKFIFDRMSKFSPIVFRTSLMLEDAAVFCGAQGNKFLFSNENKHVQVWWPASVNKIFPSSGKASKKEADKMKKMLPTIFKPEALHRYVPVMDVVTRQHFATWWDGKDEIVTYELTKNFTFWLACKIFVSIDEPERVRYLSHPFKDIATGILAIPIDLPGTPFRRGINAANFIRKELLDIVKQRKIDLAQGKATPTQDMLSHMLLFRDEDGKSLEDYDIADKILGLLIGGHDTASSACAFIVKYLAELPEIYNGVYKEQMEIAKSKAAGELLSWEDLSKMKYSWNVACEVLRLAPPLQGAFREAITDFMYNGYSIPKGWKLYWSANSTHKNNKFFPDPQKFDPSRFEGQGPAPYTFVPFGGGPRMCPGKEYARLEILVFMHHLVTKFKWEKIIPDEQIVVNPMPSPAKGLPIRLYPRKG, from the exons ATGGATATCTTTTATGCATCTCTTCTCTCTCTTTTTGTTCTTCTTGTTTCTTTCTCTCTTCATCTTTTCTTCTACAATTCCAAACCAACCGAAGGCGGGAAACCACTTCCACCCGGTAAAACCGGGTGGCCAGTAATCGGAGAAAGTTTAGAGTTTCTTGCAACCGGATGGAAAGGTCATCCTGAAAAGTTCATATTCGACCGAATGTCGAAATTCTCACCAATAGTGTTTAGAACATCTCTAATGCTAGAGGATGCTGCAGTGTTCTGTGGTGCTCAAGGTAACAAGTTCTTGTTCTCAAACGAAAACAAGCATGTACAAGTATGGTGGCCGGCTTCAGTGAACAAAATTTTTCCTTCATCTGGGAAAGCCTCAAAGAAAGAAGCAGATAAGATGAAGAAAATGCTTCCAACCATTTTCAAGCCTGAAGCGTTACACCGATATGTCCCGGTTATGGACGTTGTGACACGACAACACTTTGCCACTTGGTGGGATGGGAAGGATGAGATTGTGACATATGAGCTCACTAAAAACTTCACCTTCTGGCTTGCATGCAAGATCTTTGTAAGTATTGATGAACCTGAACGGGTGAGATATTTATCTCACCCGTTTAAGGACATTGCTACGGGGATCCTTGCGATCCCCATAGACCTGCCTGGGACGCCATTTCGAAGAGGGATTAATGCTGCTAATTTCATAAGAAAGGAGCTTTTAGACATTGTGAAGCAAAGGAAAATTGATTTGGCTCAAGGGAAAGCAACACCTACCCAAGATATGTTGTCACATATGCTTCTTTTTAGAGATGAAGATGGAAAATCTTTGGAAGATTATGATATTGCTGACAAGATCTTAGGGTTACTAATCGGCGGTCATGACACTGCGAGCTCAGCGTGTGCTTTTATCGTTAAGTATCTTGCCGAATTACCCGAGATCTATAACGGGGTCTACAAAG AGCAAATGGAAATAGCAAAATCTAAAGCAGCTGGAGAACTCTTGAGCTGGGAGGATTTGTCAAAGATGAAATACTCATGGAATGTTGCATGTGAAGTTCTTAGATTAGCCCCACCACTCCAAGGTGCTTTTAGGGAAGCCATTACTGATTTCATGTACAATGGCTATTCTATTCCCAAGGGCTGGAAG TTGTATTGGAGCGCCAATTCAACCCATAAAAACAATAAGTTCTTCCCAGATCCTCAGAAATTTGATCCGTCAAGATTTGAAGGCCAGGGACCAGCACCATACACATTTGTGCCGTTTGGAGGAGGACCGCGAATGTGTCCAGGAAAAGAGTATGCTCGGCTAGAAATACTTGTGTTCATGCATCATCTTGTAACAAAGTTCAAATGGGAGAAAATCATTCCTGATGAGCAGATAGTCGTCAACCCGATGCCTAGCCCAGCCAAGGGTCTACCCATCCGACTTTACCCGCGTAAAGGTTGA